The DNA region GCGCGAGAAGCCTTGAGCAAAGGCTTGTCGGTACGACCACCACCGGCAACGATACCAACCATACCACGCGAGGTGTTCTTCACAACCTTCTTGGCACCGGAGGGCAGCTTGATACGGGTCTTGCCGTCCTCAGGGTTCTGGCCGATGACGGTAACGTAGTTGCCGGAGGTACGGCCGAGAGCACCACGGTCACCAGACTTCTCCTCGACGTTGGTGATGACGGTACCTTCGGGAACGGAGGCGAGAGGGAGGACGTTGCCGACGGTCAGAGTGGCGTTCTTTCCGGCGTAGATGAACTGGCCAGTGTACATGCCCTCGTTGGCAATGAAGGTCTCGGTGACCTGCTTGAACTTGTAGGGGTGACGGAACTGGACCTTGGCGAGGGGAGCACCACGGCCGGCATCGTGGACGATCTCCTTCACGACACCACGAGTGTATCCATGACGCTCAGCGTAGTCGAGCGTACGGAACTGGGCGGGAGCCTTGTTGAGACGGGTGTGGGCCGCTGAACGCAGGGAAAAACGAGTCTCGTCAGCAATTCTGTATCTCCTTTGTTGCTTCCTGCCTGTCGTCTTTTCGAACTCGAAAAACGATGTTTTTTGGCTTCGTTCAGGTTTTTTTGCGGTCGCACTCACTGAAGATGGATCCACGTCCCTTTCTCTGATTGCGGATCACACGACCCATGGCGACTTTCTATCTGAGGACCTGAACGTTAGTATCACGAAGAAGTCCGCCTGATGACCGGCTGGTGGGAGTGTTCTTGAATGCTCGTACCTCAAAAATCGGAAAATGGGCTTGTCGGGTTGGTTGTTAGGAGAGAATTCGTCGGAGAGCGGACTGTGTGGGCTTTAGGGCGGAATCGCTAATCTAACCGAGTTGGCACTAGTGCCCTTTTGGTTGCTCTTTACGGTAGACCAAATGAGCGTTATTCCGCGCTTACTTTGTGTTTTAGTATGGCTAAGTAATGAATATCAATTAAGATCGAGTTGAATATTATCAACGGTCTTTTCTCTATTCTGATATGTGTATATTACCGTGGAATTCTCTATGATTTCAAGTTGGCATGAGGATTTCTGCCGACCCTAACTAACTAGCCACAGCTGACTAAGCCAGAAGTCTAAGTTAACTCAACGCAACGCGGTTAACCTCGCGCAGGGACTTGTTACTTGGCTATGAACCAACCCATATGCAAGCGCGTGATGTCGCATCGATACAAGTAGCTTGAGTGATGGGAATCGCCATCAACGCGATGGGTTCTGTCAGGCAAGCCAATATGTCAATTCTAGTTCTCAAACTTTGGCTCTCCTGCAGAGACACATTGACTGAATATCAAAAGGGATAAGACTGGCGCAAAGCATTTGTTCGCACGATTGCGTGAAGAGAATCCTGTTAGATCAGTCCGGTCAGAATAAGATATACACAGTTGCGTCTGTCGTCAGGTTACCTTGAGCATACGGCATCGATGTCGACCGTATTACCCAGGCATGATGTCTATACAGAGAGAAAGCCGACGGAGAATAATACGTGATTGCGATTGTCTTGGGAGCAAAAGCGCGAAGAATTGAGACGGTGGCTTTGGTTTTCCTGAATCGAGGCGAGCGCACGAGCAGGGCATGAAAGTCACGCCGGTGCTAGCATGGTCTCCTAAAAGATGTCCAGTACTGCTCATCGTTTGACATATCACAATCTTCAAAAGACTGCGACTGTTTAAACCAATCCGTCCCTATGTACACTCATTTCGACTTCGTCTTTAACCGACTGTTGTTTTACAAAATCATGCCAGCTGCCGGCCAAATCGACCCGTGAAATTTTATCAGAGTACTTTTGCGTAGTTCATAGTAATCTGGGCTTATCGATGATGCCAGACGGACCAGGCGCGTAAAAGCCGCGCATCAACCGAGTTGAACTTCGATGCGGCGCGCCCACTTAACTTTCTCCCTGCTTACCATCTTCCCTTCCCCGGATCCAGACCACCGCTCGCGGAACACCATCCCAAGTCGAGCATGTCCTCTCTTTCAGACTCAGACCTGTCATCGCTATCGTCAGCGCCTCCTACTGACGATGAAAATGCCCCTATGGCCGTCGATGAGCCTGTTGGCATCACCAAGTACTTCAAGAAGGAATCCGAAACTCCGCCGCCGAAACGGGAACCCTCACCACCGCACGAATATGTGCTCGCAGACAATCCGGACATTGCTGTAAGTTGTGAATGGAGAAATTGGTTTATCTAAAGGCCTACATGACGCGTTCGTTGCTTGACTTGGCACGCTTGCTGACTTGTCGCAATCCTGTAGTTCATAGTGATGTTTCGCGCGCGTTTCCACGAAGTGTTTCCCCGATCGACGCCTCACTGCGGCCCGCAAGATATTGAGCGAGGAGCTGTGGAATCACCACCAGGAGATTATATTGAGAGATTGTTATGTGCATTGTTGGGCTTGGTATTGAACAGAAAGAAGGATGTTGAGTATGGCCGCCACCCTGTGCCCAACCCACTCCACGAACGAGGACCGACGATATTCTCGATTTATTGAAAACAACTCAGCATACTGGATACGGACTAATTATTTGTACTTGCGCAGGCGAAATCACTACCAACGCCCtctggaagaagcagttcAAACACATGCGTCTCAATGGCCCAAGGCTTGGCAAGGCAAGAACCCCCTTCATGGAGGACGCAACTTTGCGTCTATGGAACCGAACGAACGGGTAAGTCGAATAACTGTCAAGCGATTATAGAACAATCCTGACGATTTCTCGTTTCTAGTTGCTACTGCTTAAATCGTTGATCCTCTGGGCTCTTTCCTCCTCTGAAGCCGTCCAAGCGAAGATCAAAGAATCCTACAAACAAGCGCGCCACGATGATGACCTGAATCAGCCTCTCTCCGTGCAACCCTGGGGCCGCGATGGCCTTAAGCGTCGATACTGGCTTATCGAAGGCATGGACGATACACACTTTAGGTTATACCGGGAGGGTAACCCTGCGCTGAAGAACGTTACTTGGTGGAGTGTTGCAGGAAGCATTCCCGAGCTGCAGGGCTTCGCCGACAAGCTTGGAGAGGACAAGAGTACCCATTCGAAAAAGCTCAGCGAGAGAATTAAGAATTCCATCCCTCGGTTCGAGGGTTCCGAGGAGGTAAGCTTGCATGCGCTTTTTCGCTTGTGGTATATGAGTTGTACTGACATGGCATTAGAAACGTAAGCGACGCGACTACAGAATTGCGCGCAAAGCTGCCTTTTCTCGACCGGAACCAGGTTTCTCACTCTACGAGGGTCGTACTCGCGGAAAGAAGCTTAAATACACATActctgaagatgaggagatcTTTTCTGATGATCAACCCACAACGCGAAGATCCACTCGAAACGCCTCCGGTACCGCCACCCCTGCAGAAGCCGCCGGTCCTCGGTTTACAGCAAGCGGGAGGCAAATTCGAAGTCGTGCTGGGGGTCTGTATGGTGAAGCCCTGCTCGCTAATCAACGCGATGACGCAGCAGATGAGGAAGACACTGGCAGACCTCAAAGAACCAGGACTACTCGCACAAACGGATATGCTGGCTACGACATAGATATCGGCTTTGAAGGAGGACAGTCCAGCGAAAACGAGTGGCAGGGtggcgacgatgaagaagaagaggataatGATTTTGAaggcgatgatgaggaggaatcGAGCGGAGACGAGTCAGTAGCTAACGGCGAGACCCCAAGTCTCGTGGTGCAGCTTCGGTATGGGAAGGGCAGAGCCTCGAACGGTTCAGAGGCAGCAGACCACTCCGGTGACCACTCCGGTAAACAGCCTTCTACTTCTACTCAGCAGGAATCCGGTGTAAACGGAAATGAACCTACGGATACGGCACAGGATACTAATACCCAGATGCAACTGGATGACATACCAGCGGCAGCGGGACAATCACTTAAATCTCAAAAGGAACAACCCAGCGGCTTCAACCAAGGTCCTCATGTCACATCCGTTAGTCaacctgctgctgttggcTCCGAGACAGGCTAGCGGCTAAAAACTTGGATTATTTCGAAGACTTCATGTTACTGAAGGGAAATCTGCGTACTAATAGTGTATTGTGTTCTTTGCTTTTTGATTAGAGACCACTTGCTGTCTTTTCGCAGGATATGTATGGGGTAAAACAAGGAGTTCTTTCACTGGCGTTTGTAACATGAGAGAACGGGAACATGTCGATTCAAGAACATCTTGAGGCTATTGTAACAACTCATATGAAGGTGCTCAATCAATGCTCAATCAAATCCACAAAACATGGCATCAATTCTATACATAACTTCCTATGTATCAACGATACAGGTATGGGACCTGAAATATACCAATGAGTTTTGCAGTTGATGCAAATAAAACGAGTGTTAAATTCCAACGCCATAAACCTATTAACTCCAATTATGCAAACCCAACAGCCCGTGTGAGAGTATTGAGAAAGACCTTTAGTCAGAACCAGCGTTTGCGAATTGAGTCTTGTAGAACTGTAAGAACTCGGAGAGTGTCAGCCTTTCCAATTCACACTACAACAATCAATAAACTCGACATTAGACATCATAGGATTGAAGACATTGATGAGACAGTAGCATGGGGCGCACTTACATCTTCAACCTGACCTGCGAATCGAGAGTCCTTTGTAAACTTTAAAGGAGGAAGCTTCCAGTTATTGACCTCGTACCACCATCGGCGTATCCTGCTTCCCAGTGTTCTGCCGCTCAGCGAGGCGTTGCGGTTCCAGTACCGCCATCCGGAGAGGGCGAGGGTCCAGAGGGTGCCCTGAACTAGCGGAAGAATGACCTATACGAGTCATAATTAGTAATACTCTCTCCGGTCTCCTTAAGAAGCGCAAACCAACTTGATCCCTAATCG from Aspergillus chevalieri M1 DNA, chromosome 2, nearly complete sequence includes:
- the RPL2A gene encoding 60S ribosomal protein uL2 (COG:J;~EggNog:ENOG410PIUY;~InterPro:IPR022669,IPR008991,IPR022671,IPR022666, IPR014726,IPR002171,IPR012340,IPR014722;~PFAM:PF03947,PF00181;~go_component: GO:0005840 - ribosome [Evidence IEA];~go_function: GO:0003735 - structural constituent of ribosome [Evidence IEA];~go_process: GO:0006412 - translation [Evidence IEA]), with product MGRVIRNQRKGRGSIFTAHTRLNKAPAQFRTLDYAERHGYTRGVVKEIVHDAGRGAPLAKVQFRHPYKFKQVTETFIANEGMYTGQFIYAGKNATLTVGNVLPLASVPEGTVITNVEEKSGDRGALGRTSGNYVTVIGQNPEDGKTRIKLPSGAKKVVKNTSRGMVGIVAGGGRTDKPLLKASRAKHKFAVKRNSWPKTRGVAMNPVDHPHGGGNHQHIGKASTMSRYAARGQKAGLIAARRTGLLRGTQKTKE
- a CDS encoding uncharacterized protein (COG:S;~EggNog:ENOG410PKIA;~InterPro:IPR028942;~PFAM:PF15612), translated to MSSLSDSDLSSLSSAPPTDDENAPMAVDEPVGITKYFKKESETPPPKREPSPPHEYVLADNPDIAFIVMFRARFHEVFPRSTPHCGPQDIERGAVESPPGDYIERLLCALLGLVLNRKKDVERNHYQRPLEEAVQTHASQWPKAWQGKNPLHGGRNFASMEPNERLLLLKSLILWALSSSEAVQAKIKESYKQARHDDDLNQPLSVQPWGRDGLKRRYWLIEGMDDTHFRLYREGNPALKNVTWWSVAGSIPELQGFADKLGEDKSTHSKKLSERIKNSIPRFEGSEEKRKRRDYRIARKAAFSRPEPGFSLYEGRTRGKKLKYTYSEDEEIFSDDQPTTRRSTRNASGTATPAEAAGPRFTASGRQIRSRAGGLYGEALLANQRDDAADEEDTGRPQRTRTTRTNGYAGYDIDIGFEGGQSSENEWQGGDDEEEEDNDFEGDDEEESSGDESVANGETPSLVVQLRYGKGRASNGSEAADHSGDHSGKQPSTSTQQESGVNGNEPTDTAQDTNTQMQLDDIPAAAGQSLKSQKEQPSGFNQGPHVTSVSQPAAVGSETG